One genomic window of Luteitalea pratensis includes the following:
- a CDS encoding c-type cytochrome: MRHRALGVLRRVVLSFLVLIALGIGAVYARTAWILGRTHDVALPAVALNTTVTDATEARRFTILIGCLSCHGRTGGGGRVSMPGVFELGAPNLTKVLPTYSDAELVRLLRAGVRRDGRTALGMPAATFYPMSDDDLGRVIGYLRSLPPAADRGPGPVRHLSFRARIGLVIGRFRTSMAAIDPSAPRWGEQPRSTPFERGRYLASITCSECHGRTFGGDADAGSPSLAIARGYDLPQFAHLLRTGQPIGGRDLGEMSEAAREDFVNFRDDEIADIFAFLRREFGAP; the protein is encoded by the coding sequence ATGCGCCACCGTGCCCTTGGCGTGTTGCGTCGGGTCGTGCTGTCGTTTCTCGTACTCATCGCGCTGGGCATCGGCGCCGTCTACGCACGAACGGCATGGATCCTTGGCCGCACGCACGATGTAGCGCTCCCCGCCGTCGCGCTGAACACGACGGTGACGGACGCCACGGAGGCGAGGCGCTTCACGATCCTCATCGGCTGCCTGAGTTGTCACGGCCGCACCGGTGGCGGCGGCCGTGTGTCGATGCCGGGGGTGTTCGAACTCGGTGCGCCCAACCTCACGAAGGTGCTGCCGACGTATTCCGATGCGGAACTCGTCCGCCTGCTGCGAGCCGGCGTGCGCCGCGACGGCCGCACCGCCCTCGGCATGCCCGCGGCCACGTTCTACCCGATGAGCGACGATGACCTCGGTCGCGTCATCGGCTACCTGAGGAGCCTGCCGCCCGCGGCTGACCGCGGCCCCGGTCCCGTGCGCCATCTTTCGTTCCGTGCTCGCATCGGCCTCGTGATCGGAAGGTTCAGGACATCGATGGCTGCAATCGATCCGTCCGCGCCTCGCTGGGGAGAGCAACCCCGGTCGACGCCGTTCGAACGTGGCCGCTACCTCGCGAGCATCACATGTTCGGAGTGCCACGGCCGCACGTTCGGTGGCGACGCCGACGCCGGCAGCCCGAGTCTCGCGATCGCGCGCGGATACGACCTGCCGCAGTTCGCGCACCTGTTGCGCACGGGCCAGCCGATCGGCGGCCGCGATCTCGGTGAGATGAGCGAGGCCGCCCGCGAGGACTTCGTCAACTTCCGCGACGACGAGATCGCGGATATCTTCGCGTTCCTGCGCCGCGAGTTCGGCGCTCCTTGA
- a CDS encoding GNAT family N-acetyltransferase — translation MNRIMGMPLVLRVPTPDEEQEFLRAHQATSPDVPNFLHDYEEGVPFGRYLEVLAERARGEELLPGHVASTFLFAFAGPRIVGRVSIRHALNPYLERVGGHIGYAVVPEFRRRGVATEMLRQALVIARDRLALGRVLVTCDDDNVGSIRTIEKNGGVLESIIAGPEMAKAKRRYWIDTSGV, via the coding sequence ATGAACCGGATCATGGGGATGCCATTGGTGCTCCGCGTGCCGACGCCAGACGAGGAACAGGAGTTCCTGCGTGCGCACCAGGCCACGTCACCGGACGTGCCGAACTTTCTGCACGACTACGAAGAAGGCGTGCCGTTTGGCCGCTACCTCGAGGTGCTCGCGGAGCGGGCGCGCGGTGAGGAGCTCCTGCCCGGCCATGTCGCGTCGACGTTCCTTTTTGCCTTCGCGGGCCCCCGCATCGTCGGGCGTGTGTCGATTCGACACGCGCTGAATCCCTATCTCGAGCGCGTCGGCGGACACATCGGCTACGCCGTGGTGCCGGAGTTCCGGCGCCGGGGTGTTGCCACGGAGATGCTGCGGCAGGCGCTCGTCATCGCTCGAGACAGGCTCGCCCTGGGACGCGTCCTCGTGACGTGTGACGACGACAACGTCGGATCGATCAGGACGATCGAGAAGAACGGCGGCGTGCTCGAGAGCATCATCGCGGGTCCGGAGATGGCCAAGGCGAAACGTCGCTACTGGATAGACACTTCAGGCGTTTGA
- a CDS encoding LLM class flavin-dependent oxidoreductase gives MIPLSVLELGRVRQGGTPRLALDHARQIGKHLEALGFTRIWVAEHHNMPTVTTAATSLVIAHIAAGTTSIRVGAGGIMLPNHSPYVIAEQFGTLETLFPGRIDLGVGRAPGTDQATLRALRRDPSAADHFPQDVLELQAYLAPSAPGQRIEAVPGAGTQVPIWILGSSLFGAQLAAELGLPFGFASHFAPQHLDAALSIYRERFKPSRQLAAPYAVVGVNIIAAESDAEARRLATSQQMSFADIVRGMRRLMQPPIDDIDTYWTAEEKFHAAQMLRCSIVGGFETVREGMQGLVDRTAADELIVVSDVYDYALRRRSFELIANAGRLVARPVGATR, from the coding sequence ATGATTCCATTGTCGGTGCTCGAACTCGGACGTGTACGGCAGGGCGGCACCCCGCGCTTGGCGCTCGATCATGCGCGCCAGATTGGCAAGCACCTCGAGGCGCTCGGCTTCACCCGGATCTGGGTGGCCGAGCACCACAACATGCCGACGGTGACGACGGCGGCGACGTCGCTCGTGATCGCGCACATCGCTGCCGGCACGACCTCCATCAGGGTCGGCGCCGGCGGCATCATGCTGCCCAACCACTCGCCGTACGTCATCGCCGAGCAGTTCGGCACGCTGGAGACGCTGTTCCCCGGACGCATCGATCTCGGTGTCGGGCGCGCGCCGGGCACCGATCAGGCCACGCTCCGCGCCCTGCGTCGCGATCCGTCCGCCGCCGATCACTTCCCGCAGGACGTCCTGGAACTGCAGGCCTACCTCGCGCCGAGCGCACCGGGCCAGCGCATCGAGGCCGTGCCTGGCGCAGGCACGCAGGTGCCGATCTGGATCCTCGGCTCCAGCCTGTTCGGGGCGCAGTTGGCTGCCGAACTGGGGCTGCCGTTCGGATTCGCATCGCACTTCGCGCCGCAGCACCTCGACGCCGCGCTGTCGATCTATCGCGAGCGCTTCAAGCCCTCGCGGCAACTCGCGGCGCCCTACGCCGTTGTCGGCGTCAACATCATCGCCGCGGAGAGTGATGCCGAGGCGAGACGGCTCGCTACGTCACAGCAGATGTCTTTTGCCGACATCGTCCGCGGCATGCGGCGGCTGATGCAGCCGCCGATCGACGACATCGACACGTACTGGACCGCCGAGGAGAAGTTCCATGCCGCGCAGATGCTGCGCTGCAGCATCGTCGGCGGCTTCGAGACGGTGCGGGAGGGGATGCAGGGACTTGTCGATCGCACGGCCGCCGACGAGCTGATCGTCGTGTCGGATGTCTACGACTACGCGCTGCGTCGTCGTTCGTTCGAACTCATCGCGAACGCCGGCCGGCTCGTGGCGCGACCGGTCGGGGCGACGCGATGA
- a CDS encoding carbohydrate-binding family 9-like protein: MPILAQSWPFPWPEDRIAEYTARRASSPIVVDGMLDEADWRAAERSPRFADLIGGHPGIHDTRAAVLWDDTYLYVGYWIEEPFVEATLTERDSPIYKNNDVELFIAGRDAYYEFEINSFGTIYEVYFIWEQAFESAGYARRPEFDRTRDGVRPFPGVGFKNHPRGPRIGYWNWDMPGLATAVHVDGTINDNRDRDRGWTVELRIPWKSLEPLAMPDGRALPPRDGDVWRMDFSRFNQYKEAPPAKDPGGWAWSPHGVWDSHVPELFPRVRFSTETVGSVPGKR; the protein is encoded by the coding sequence ATGCCGATCCTGGCCCAGTCATGGCCGTTCCCCTGGCCCGAGGACCGCATCGCCGAGTACACGGCGCGTCGCGCCTCTTCTCCGATCGTCGTCGATGGAATGCTCGACGAGGCCGACTGGCGCGCGGCTGAACGATCGCCGCGGTTTGCCGACCTGATCGGCGGACATCCCGGCATCCACGACACGAGAGCCGCAGTGCTGTGGGACGACACCTACCTGTACGTCGGGTACTGGATCGAAGAACCGTTCGTCGAGGCGACGCTCACCGAGCGTGACTCGCCGATCTACAAGAACAACGACGTCGAGCTGTTCATCGCCGGGCGAGACGCGTACTACGAGTTCGAGATCAACTCCTTCGGCACGATCTACGAGGTCTACTTCATCTGGGAGCAGGCCTTTGAGTCGGCCGGCTACGCGCGCCGGCCCGAGTTCGACCGCACGCGCGATGGCGTGAGACCGTTCCCTGGCGTCGGCTTCAAGAATCATCCGCGCGGACCGCGGATCGGCTACTGGAACTGGGACATGCCCGGCCTGGCGACGGCCGTCCATGTCGACGGCACGATCAACGACAACCGTGATCGTGATCGCGGTTGGACCGTCGAACTCCGCATCCCGTGGAAGTCGCTCGAGCCCCTCGCGATGCCGGATGGACGCGCGCTGCCACCACGTGACGGCGACGTCTGGCGCATGGATTTCTCGCGGTTCAACCAGTACAAGGAAGCCCCGCCGGCGAAGGATCCCGGCGGCTGGGCCTGGAGTCCGCACGGTGTGTGGGACTCACACGTCCCGGAGCTCTTCCCGCGCGTGCGCTTCTCGACCGAGACGGTCGGATCCGTCCCGGGGAAGCGCTGA